Proteins encoded in a region of the Zea mays cultivar B73 chromosome 2, Zm-B73-REFERENCE-NAM-5.0, whole genome shotgun sequence genome:
- the LOC100278572 gene encoding serine/threonine-protein kinase CTR1 — protein MDLPPGAGRRTTYSLLPQFPDDAAAPAPAPANILQRQSSGSSYGAGSSISTSSDYPFHLQPPASAAGVAPPGSAAAPPGAAGSPCKSWAQQAEETYQLQLALALRLCADAACAADPGFLDPGDSGSGRGSGNGRAFPLAQPAPSAESLSHRFWVNGSLSYNSTIPDGFYLIHGMDPFVWSLCTDVQEENHIPSMESLKSVRPDDPSIQAILIDRRTDFELGMLESYASSILSSSADAKDVVIQLAKLISSRMGGTTSNEENLLQRWKECIEAIKSSTGSVVLHLGKLPIGLCKHRSLLFKVLADKVNIPCRVVKGCKYCKSDDASSCLVRFGLEREFLVDLIRDPGQLTDPDSFVNGPYSLSVSSPLHPPKFRSLEITSNFGSVAKQYFSDCHSLNLLFSDSSTGVANSTVISLDHPYSKKHVAGDDVINSWVPGKGQGIMKPDIMVPEAPRVVLPLVTSSNIKLELDKKKELVTTQLRNTVSDLSLAADDLIIPWNELILKEKIGAGSFGTVHRADWHGSDVAVKILMEQDFHPERFREFMREVAIMKSLRHPNIVLFMGAVTEPPNLSIVTEYLSRGSLYKLLHRSGAKEVLDERRRLNMAFDVAKGMNYLHRRSPPIVHRDLKSPNLLVDKKYTVKVCDFGLSRLKANTFLSSKSLAGTPEWMAPEVLRDEPSNEKSDVYSFGVILWELMTLQQPWCNLNPAQVVAAVGFKGRRLEIPKDLNPLVAVLIESCWANEPWRRPSFANIMDTLKPLINKVPAQLIRSDS, from the exons ATGGACCTGCCCCCGGGCGCCGGCCGTCGCACCACCTACTCCCTCCTCCCACAGTTCCCCGACGACGCCGCCGCACCTGCTCCCGCCCCCGCCAACATCCTGCAGCGCCAGTCCAGCGGCAGCAGCTACGGCGCCGGCAGCTCTATCTCCACCTCCAGCGACTACCCATTCCACTTACAACCCCCCGCCTCGGCCGCGGGGGTCGCGCCGCCCGGATCGGCAGCGGCGCCTCCCGGGGCGGCTGGCTCGCCCTGCAAGAGCTGGGCGCAGCAGGCCGAGGAGACCTACCAGCTGCAGCTCGCGCTCGCGCTCCGCCTCTGCGCCGATGCTGCGTGCGCTGCCGACCCGGGCTTCCTCGACCCAGGCGATTCAGGAAGCGGGAGGGGCAGCGGTAACGGGAGAGCCTTCCCGCTCGCGCAGCCCGCGCCCTCTGCGGAGTCGCTCTCGCATCGCTTCTGG GTAAATGGTTCGCTATCATACAACAGCACAATACCAGATGGATTTTACTTGATTCATGGGATGGACCCCTTTGTATGGTCACTATGCACTGATGTACAGGAAGAGAACCACATACCCTCCATGGAATCACTCAAGTCTGTCCGTCCTGATGATCCTTCCATTCAAGCCATTCTTATCGATCGAAGAACTGATTTTGAATTAGGTATGTTGGAGAGTTATGCTTCCAGCATTCTTTCCAGTTCTGCTGATGCCAAAGATGTGGTAATCCAACTGGCCAAACTCATATCTTCAAGAATGGG GGGTACAACTTCCAATGAAGAGAACTTGCTTCAACGATGGAAAGAGTGCATTGAGGCCATCAAGTCAAGTACAGGATCTGTTGTGCTTCATCTTGGAAAGCTCCCTATCGGTCTTTGCAAGCATCGCTCGTTGCTATTTAAA GTGTTAGCAGATAAAGTCAATATTCCTTGTAGAGTTGTCAAGGGTTGTAAATATTGTAAATCTGATGATGCCTCCTCCTGCCTTGTACGCTTTGGGCTTGAAAG GGAGTTCTTGGTTGATTTAATTAGGGATCCAGGCCAACTTACTGATCCTGATTCCTTTGTCAATGGTCCCTACTCACTATCAGTATCCTCACCTCTCCATCCCCCAAAATTTAGGTCATTGGAGATAACTTCAAATTTTGGTTCAGTAGCCAAGCAATACTTCTCAGATTGCCATTCCCTGAATCTCTTGTTCAGTGATTCTTCCACAG GTGTTGCTAATAGCACAGTAATTTCTCTGGACCATCCCTATTCTAAGAAACATGTTGCTGGGGATGATGTTATTAACAGCTGGGTGCCAGGAAAAG GGCAAGGAATAATGAAGCCAGATATTATGGTGCCAGAAGCTCCTCGGGTGGTTTTGCCACTTGTTACTTCCTCCAATATTAAGCTTGAACTTGACAAAAAGAAAGAATTGGTGACTACACAGTTGCGGAATACAGTCAGTGATCTGTCACTTGCTGCGGATGATTTGATCATTCCATGGAATGAGTTGATTTTAAAGGAGAAGATTGGTGCAG GTTCTTTCGGAACAGTTCATCGTGCTGATTGGCATGGATCT GATGTTGCAGTCAAAATACTTATGGAGCAAGATTTTCACCCAGAGCGTTTCAGGGAATTTATGAGAGAG GTTGCAATCATGAAAAGTCTGAGACATCCAAATATTGTCCTATTCATGGGTGCTGTTACTGAACCACCAAATCTATCTATAGTTACAGAATACTTGTCTAG GGGCAGTTTGTATAAACTTTTGCACAGGAGTGGTGCAAAGGAAGTTCTAGATGAAAGACGCCGATTAAACATGGCATTTGATGTG GCCAAAGGAATGAATTACCTTCATCGACGCAGCCCTCCTATTGTTCATCGTGATCTGAAGTCTCCAAATCTTCTAGTTGACAAGAAGTATACTGTCAAA GTATGTGACTTTGGCCTTTCAAGACTGAAAGCTAACACTTTCCTGTCTTCCAAGTCTTTGGCTGGAACT CCTGAATGGATGGCACCTGAAGTGCTTCGAGATGAACCATCCAATGAGAAATCTGATGTCTATAGCTTCGGTGTTATCCTATGGGAACTAATGACACTGCAACAACCATGGTGTAACCTGAATCCTGCCCAG GTGGTTGCTGCTGTAGGTTTCAAAGGAAGAAGGCTTGAAATCCCAAAAGATCTGAATCCTCTAGTAGCCGTATTAATTGAATCTTGCTGGGCCAA TGAACCATGGCGAAGACCCTCGTTTGCAAATATTATGGACACTTTGAAACCATTAATAAATAAGGTTCCGGCACAGTTGATCCGTTCAGATTCGTAG